One window from the genome of Carcharodon carcharias isolate sCarCar2 chromosome 9, sCarCar2.pri, whole genome shotgun sequence encodes:
- the LOC121282210 gene encoding high mobility group protein B3-like — MAKRDPKKPRGKMSSYAYFVQTCREEHKKKSPDIPVNFSEFSKRCSERWKTMSSKEKAKFEELAKVDKARYDREMKNYVPAKGSKKKKKDPNAPKRPPSGFFLFCSEHRPKIKAVSPGLSIGDVAKKLGELWNACSEEEKKPFISKAYKLKEKYDKDVADYRAKGKVDSAKKPPAKKEAYCDDDDDDEEEDEEEEEEEDEEDDD; from the exons ATGGCAAAACGTGACCCTAAAAAGCCAAGAGGCAAGATGTCCTCTTATGCTTACTTTGTTCAGACTTGCCGTGAAGAACACAAGAAGAAAAGCCCTGATATTCCTGTTAACTTCTCAGAATTCTCTAAAAGGTGCTCTGAAAGATGGAAG ACAATGTCCAGCAAAGAGAAGGCCAAATTTGAAGAATTGGCTAAAGTAGATAAGGCACGTTATGACAGAGAAATGAAAAATTATGTGCCGGCTAAAGGTAgcaagaagaagaagaaggacCCCAATGCACCAAAAAGGCCTCC CTCTGGATTCTTCTTGTTTTGCTCGGAACACCGACCAAAAATCAAAGCTGTGAGTCCTGGCTTATCTATTGGTGATGTAGCAAAGAAGCTTGGCGAGCTGTGGAATGCTTGTAGTGAAGAGGAGAAAAAGCCGTTCATTAGCAAAGCTTATAAACTGAAGGAGAAATATGATAAG GATGTTGCTGATTATCGCGCCAAAGGCAAGGTGGATAGTGCAAAGAAGCCCCCTGCCAAGAAGGAGGCATATTGCgatgatgacgatgatgatgaggaagaagatgaggaggaagaggaggaggaggatgaagaagATGATGATTAA